One genomic segment of Pedobacter endophyticus includes these proteins:
- a CDS encoding ligand-binding sensor domain-containing protein, with translation MLHLFALACSGQYYFKHYRTNDGLSHNSVRSIIQDKKGFIWIGTRSGLSRFDGYTFKLYKNKSDKFGYIGNDIITSIIEDQTGILWIGSGRALFSFNPITEVFSKLAGVNGYINNVIVDKKNNLWIIADGSLFQYSPKDQKVINISTSASSIAIDKHQNIWFGNRDGEISKLIPSANSISKVRIIDKSVAPNLRSITALLPIDNDQILIGCFKKGLKCYNVKRGTVKNLNLSGDKNLEIFVRDIERGDGQNFWIATESGIYIYNLAEQTSINLKKKIGDPYSIADNAVYTVCRDDKGGIWAGTFFGGINYYSKENARFKKYYPIPNTNSISGNAVREICADNQGNLWIGTEDAGINKFDPKTEKFTPYNVTNKKESISYPNIHGLLAVGNNLFIGPFFHGLEVMDIRNGLIVNRFKYIDDKGDSLSDFVLSLWLSKDSTLYVGTVYNGSGLFIYNQKQKSFKRIKQIPYNSDVLTIAEDSKGNIWTGSAKQGAYFYQQKTGKAGNIRLGENGDGDFPVYGILEDSYKNMWFATEGGGLIKVDHQGKIVKKFTQKNGLPSNVLYGILEDQKRNLWISSLKGLICLNIATEKIKVFTRANGLITDQFNYHSAYKDQKGIMYFGSVDGMISFNPIQLAQPQASPPTYITGFEIDNKEIVPNEANSPLKKSVAYTDSLTLNYNQNNFSIKFSTLDYSLSEVTQYKYKMKGVKDTWTYLASNRNAYFTDLSPGKYTFLVQAQSNVGSWVGKERKLYIEILPPLWKSNVAYLLYTIIVALLLYFGIRTYHQAQERRNANKLKFFEHEKVKEVYQAKIEFFTNIAHEIQTPLTLISVPVERVVDGIDQYPRIKKSMLMIEKNTKRLVDLIGQLLDFRQTEIEQFGLNFVNVDINAVVKNQAETFKELAAEYKIVMKVKLPQKHIIAFVDREALIKICSNLISNAIKYATSTTTIELIAPNEGAQNFIIRFSNDGPAIPQEFRNKIFEPFFRLRRKDKPGTGIGLPLAKSLTDLHKGMLILTSAEVNQIVFELTLPIHQDFEFQLSNWKKIN, from the coding sequence ATGCTACATCTATTTGCGTTAGCTTGTAGCGGTCAATATTATTTCAAACATTATCGAACCAACGATGGCCTCTCTCATAATTCAGTACGAAGTATTATACAAGATAAAAAGGGCTTTATTTGGATAGGAACACGCAGTGGCCTTAGCCGATTTGACGGATATACTTTTAAGCTTTACAAAAACAAGTCCGATAAATTTGGGTATATCGGCAATGATATCATCACCAGCATTATCGAAGATCAAACCGGAATACTTTGGATTGGCTCCGGAAGAGCGCTTTTTAGTTTCAACCCCATTACCGAGGTTTTTTCAAAGCTCGCAGGCGTAAACGGTTATATCAACAACGTTATTGTTGATAAAAAAAACAACCTGTGGATTATTGCCGATGGCTCGCTGTTTCAATATAGCCCAAAAGATCAAAAAGTGATCAATATCAGTACATCTGCTTCAAGTATAGCCATAGATAAACACCAGAACATTTGGTTCGGTAACAGAGACGGTGAAATCAGTAAATTAATTCCATCAGCTAACTCAATAAGTAAAGTTAGAATAATTGATAAAAGCGTTGCTCCGAATTTACGATCCATTACTGCGCTTCTGCCAATCGATAATGATCAGATACTTATAGGCTGTTTTAAAAAAGGTTTAAAGTGTTATAATGTTAAGCGTGGTACAGTTAAAAATTTAAACTTAAGTGGCGATAAAAATTTAGAAATCTTCGTACGCGATATCGAAAGAGGCGATGGACAAAATTTTTGGATTGCTACCGAATCCGGCATCTATATTTACAATCTTGCTGAGCAAACGAGTATTAACCTCAAAAAAAAGATTGGCGATCCTTACTCCATAGCTGACAACGCAGTATATACGGTTTGCAGAGACGATAAAGGCGGCATTTGGGCCGGAACTTTTTTTGGGGGGATTAACTATTACTCCAAAGAAAATGCCCGGTTCAAGAAATATTACCCCATTCCCAATACCAATTCGATATCGGGGAACGCCGTTCGCGAGATTTGCGCCGATAACCAGGGCAATTTGTGGATTGGAACCGAAGATGCCGGAATTAACAAATTTGATCCCAAAACCGAAAAATTTACACCTTATAACGTTACCAATAAAAAAGAAAGCATTTCCTATCCCAATATCCATGGATTATTAGCCGTAGGCAACAACCTGTTTATTGGTCCCTTTTTTCATGGACTCGAGGTAATGGATATTCGAAATGGCCTGATTGTTAATCGCTTTAAATATATTGATGACAAAGGCGATAGTTTAAGCGATTTTGTGCTCAGTTTATGGCTATCCAAAGATAGCACCTTATATGTAGGTACGGTATATAACGGATCGGGCTTATTTATTTACAACCAGAAACAAAAAAGCTTTAAACGGATTAAACAAATACCCTACAATTCTGATGTGCTTACCATTGCTGAAGATAGCAAAGGAAATATATGGACAGGCAGTGCAAAACAAGGTGCGTACTTTTACCAGCAAAAAACTGGTAAAGCTGGTAATATCCGGTTAGGCGAAAATGGCGATGGCGATTTTCCTGTTTATGGAATTTTAGAGGATAGTTATAAAAATATGTGGTTTGCCACTGAAGGCGGGGGCTTGATAAAGGTTGATCATCAGGGCAAAATCGTGAAGAAGTTTACTCAGAAAAACGGTCTTCCCTCCAATGTTCTCTATGGAATTTTAGAAGATCAAAAGCGCAACTTGTGGATCAGCTCGCTTAAAGGCTTAATCTGCTTAAATATAGCCACCGAAAAAATAAAAGTGTTTACAAGAGCTAATGGCCTCATTACCGATCAATTTAACTATCATTCCGCCTACAAAGACCAAAAAGGGATCATGTATTTCGGATCTGTTGACGGAATGATCTCCTTTAACCCAATTCAATTGGCACAACCGCAGGCCAGCCCTCCTACTTACATCACTGGTTTTGAAATAGATAATAAAGAGATTGTACCAAACGAGGCAAACAGCCCGTTAAAAAAATCGGTCGCCTACACCGATTCCTTAACCTTAAACTACAATCAAAATAATTTCAGCATCAAATTTTCAACCTTAGACTATTCGCTTAGTGAGGTAACTCAATATAAGTACAAAATGAAGGGGGTAAAAGATACCTGGACCTATCTTGCCAGCAATCGAAATGCCTACTTTACCGATCTTTCGCCCGGTAAATACACTTTTTTGGTACAGGCACAAAGCAATGTAGGTAGCTGGGTTGGTAAAGAACGCAAACTCTATATTGAAATTTTGCCTCCGCTATGGAAAAGTAATGTCGCTTATCTGCTGTATACAATCATCGTTGCATTACTCCTTTATTTCGGCATACGCACTTACCACCAGGCTCAGGAGCGAAGAAACGCCAATAAGCTGAAGTTTTTTGAGCATGAAAAGGTGAAGGAAGTCTATCAGGCAAAAATCGAATTTTTTACCAACATTGCCCACGAAATTCAAACACCGCTTACCCTCATTAGCGTACCCGTAGAGCGGGTTGTTGATGGTATTGACCAGTACCCCCGAATTAAAAAGAGCATGCTGATGATTGAGAAAAACACCAAACGCCTGGTCGATCTTATTGGCCAGCTGTTAGATTTCAGGCAAACCGAAATTGAGCAGTTTGGTTTAAACTTTGTTAACGTTGATATTAATGCTGTAGTTAAAAATCAGGCAGAAACATTTAAAGAACTTGCTGCCGAATACAAAATTGTGATGAAAGTTAAATTGCCTCAAAAACATATCATTGCGTTTGTAGATAGAGAAGCACTAATAAAAATTTGCAGTAATTTGATTTCAAACGCCATTAAATATGCCACATCAACAACTACTATCGAATTGATTGCGCCAAACGAAGGCGCACAAAATTTTATAATACGCTTTTCTAATGATGGCCCTGCGATACCACAAGAGTTCAGAAATAAGATTTTTGAACCTTTTTTTAGATTGCGGCGCAAAGACAAACCAGGCACTGGAATTGGTTTACCTTTGGCTAAATCGCTTACAGATTTACATAAAGGAATGCTAATTTTGACATCTGCCGAGGTAAATCAAATTGTATTTGAACTCACCTTACCAATACATCAGGATTTTGAATTTCAATTAAGTAATTGGAAGAAAATTAATTGA
- a CDS encoding response regulator, giving the protein MNESILIIDDNKEILELLSDILEEDYTVHSAESGEIAQTILDIEVIHLIISDVMMSGIDGFELCKLLKSNVDYCHIPIILLTSKNTFNAQIEGLENGADAYIQKPFSQLLLRTQIANLLKNRLKIKDHFASSPFEDMRVMAHSKTDEVFLKKLDEFIRKSMKDPNLDVDQLAYHMNMSRPTFYRKIKSLSALSPKELIDITRLKTAAGLIAENKFNLYEIANTVGYSNQSVFTKSFQRYFNLAPRDYFNSLKKNSSP; this is encoded by the coding sequence ATGAACGAAAGTATTTTAATTATTGATGATAACAAGGAAATTTTAGAGTTATTGTCGGATATCCTCGAAGAAGACTATACTGTTCACAGCGCTGAAAGTGGAGAAATTGCACAAACGATTTTAGATATTGAAGTGATACACCTCATCATATCAGACGTAATGATGTCGGGCATTGATGGATTTGAATTGTGTAAACTACTGAAATCCAATGTCGATTATTGCCACATCCCTATCATCCTCCTCACTTCTAAAAACACCTTTAATGCGCAGATTGAGGGATTGGAAAATGGCGCAGATGCGTACATTCAAAAGCCCTTTTCGCAACTGCTGCTGCGTACACAGATTGCCAATTTACTTAAAAATCGCTTAAAGATTAAAGATCATTTTGCAAGCTCCCCCTTTGAAGATATGCGGGTAATGGCACATTCAAAAACCGATGAGGTTTTCCTCAAAAAACTCGACGAGTTTATCCGTAAAAGCATGAAAGATCCAAATTTGGATGTTGATCAGCTTGCCTACCACATGAACATGAGCCGTCCGACCTTTTACAGAAAAATAAAATCCCTTTCTGCATTATCGCCGAAAGAGCTCATTGATATCACCCGATTGAAAACAGCAGCCGGCTTAATTGCCGAAAATAAATTTAATTTATACGAAATCGCCAATACCGTTGGTTATAGCAATCAAAGCGTTTTTACCAAAAGTTTCCAACGTTATTTCAATTTGGCTCCGAGAGATTATTTTAATTCATTAAAGAAAAACAGCAGCCCATAA